In Deltaproteobacteria bacterium, a genomic segment contains:
- a CDS encoding thioredoxin domain-containing protein has protein sequence MRSPRGARRARADRQWATDRSLLVDHAHTNRLIHETSPYLLQHAHNPVDWYPWGPEALERARSENKPILLSIGYSACHWCHVMERESFEDEAIAGLMNEHFVCIKVDREERPDLDHIYMSAVQMLTGHGGWPLTVFLTPTGAPFWGGTYFPPVDRQGMTGFPRVLAGISEAYRTKPGQIRDSIEQILAGLKESEQAATAGDIPADLLIGAARAVSRHYDERHGGIGDAPKFPNTMVFSLFLRAWHATREPRFLEMVVTTLRAMDAGGIHDQIGGGFHRYSVDSQWLVPHFEKMLYDNALLVRLYLEGYQATGDESFAQVARETLDYVLREMTHPNGGFYAAQDADSEGVEGKFFVWTPEEVAAAVAAADVELVCRLYDVTPGGNFEHKNILHRTLDTEPMARLFGRSVEAVAHAVAKARTALRTARSRRVPPARDEKILTSWNALMIGAFAEAAKVLGDVRYREAAERAVRFVHEQLYRDGRLLRTWTAGEAKLDAYLDDYAFLMNALLDVFEDVADPALLYEARDLGAAVVDRFEDREGGGFFFTASDHETLVHRPKPAFDSSIPSGNSAAVHGLLRLHHYLGEERFMTAAERALAVFGVGMSKNPFGFANMIAAMDFHRRKPREIVIVGGRDDRDVRALAARVHSTYVPNKTIAIADPDQRVVMPLAEGKTQIAGRATAYVCHRYTCSAPATTWEELEPLLEPARG, from the coding sequence ATGCGCTCGCCGCGTGGCGCGAGGCGAGCCCGGGCGGATCGCCAGTGGGCTACTGATCGGAGCCTCCTCGTGGATCACGCGCACACGAACCGACTGATCCACGAAACGAGCCCGTACCTGTTGCAACACGCGCATAACCCCGTCGACTGGTATCCATGGGGTCCCGAGGCGCTCGAGCGCGCCCGCAGCGAGAACAAGCCGATCCTCCTCAGCATCGGCTACTCGGCGTGTCACTGGTGTCACGTGATGGAGCGCGAGTCCTTCGAGGACGAAGCCATCGCCGGCCTCATGAACGAGCACTTCGTGTGTATCAAGGTCGACCGCGAGGAGCGGCCGGATCTCGACCATATCTACATGAGCGCCGTGCAGATGCTGACGGGACACGGCGGCTGGCCGCTCACGGTGTTCCTGACGCCGACGGGCGCGCCGTTCTGGGGTGGCACGTACTTCCCCCCCGTCGACCGGCAGGGCATGACAGGCTTCCCGCGCGTGCTGGCCGGCATCTCGGAAGCGTACCGCACCAAGCCGGGTCAGATTCGCGATAGCATCGAGCAGATTCTCGCCGGCCTCAAGGAGAGCGAACAGGCGGCGACGGCGGGCGATATCCCCGCTGATCTCCTCATTGGCGCCGCGCGTGCGGTGTCCCGGCATTACGACGAGCGCCACGGTGGCATCGGGGACGCTCCGAAGTTTCCGAACACGATGGTCTTCTCGCTGTTCCTCCGCGCCTGGCACGCGACGCGTGAACCGCGGTTCCTCGAGATGGTGGTGACCACGCTGCGCGCCATGGACGCGGGCGGCATCCACGACCAGATCGGCGGCGGCTTCCATCGCTACTCCGTCGACTCGCAGTGGCTGGTGCCCCATTTCGAGAAGATGCTCTACGACAACGCGCTTCTCGTGCGCCTCTATCTCGAGGGATACCAAGCGACGGGGGACGAGAGCTTCGCGCAAGTGGCTCGCGAGACCCTCGATTACGTACTGCGCGAGATGACGCATCCGAACGGCGGCTTCTATGCGGCACAGGACGCCGACAGCGAGGGGGTCGAGGGCAAGTTCTTCGTCTGGACGCCTGAGGAGGTGGCGGCCGCCGTCGCCGCCGCCGACGTCGAGCTCGTCTGCCGTCTTTACGACGTCACACCGGGGGGAAATTTCGAGCACAAGAACATCCTGCACCGGACCCTCGACACCGAGCCGATGGCACGACTCTTCGGCAGGTCCGTCGAGGCGGTCGCCCACGCCGTCGCGAAGGCGCGCACCGCGCTGCGCACGGCGCGCTCACGGCGGGTGCCGCCGGCGCGCGATGAGAAGATCTTGACGAGCTGGAACGCGCTCATGATCGGGGCTTTCGCCGAGGCAGCGAAGGTTCTCGGCGATGTGAGGTATCGCGAGGCGGCCGAGCGAGCGGTGCGCTTCGTACACGAGCAGCTCTACCGTGACGGGCGATTGCTCCGTACCTGGACCGCCGGCGAGGCGAAGCTCGATGCCTATCTCGACGACTACGCGTTCCTGATGAACGCGCTGCTCGACGTGTTCGAGGACGTCGCCGACCCCGCGCTTCTGTACGAGGCGCGGGATCTCGGCGCCGCCGTCGTCGATCGTTTCGAGGATCGTGAAGGCGGCGGGTTCTTCTTCACCGCCAGCGACCACGAGACGCTGGTGCATCGACCGAAGCCCGCGTTCGACAGCTCGATTCCTTCCGGAAACTCAGCGGCCGTCCACGGTTTGTTGCGCCTCCATCACTACCTCGGCGAGGAGCGCTTCATGACGGCGGCAGAGCGGGCGCTCGCCGTATTTGGTGTCGGCATGAGCAAGAATCCGTTCGGTTTCGCGAACATGATTGCCGCCATGGATTTTCATCGGCGGAAGCCGCGTGAGATAGTGATCGTGGGCGGCCGCGATGATCGCGACGTGCGAGCGCTCGCGGCGCGCGTGCACTCGACCTACGTACCGAACAAGACGATCGCGATTGCCGATCCCGACCAGCGAGTGGTGATGCCGCTCGCCGAGGGCAAGACGCAGATCGCGGGACGCGCGACCGCCTACGTGTGCCACCGTTACACGTGCTCGGCGCCCGCCACGACCTGGGAAGAGCTCGAGCCGCTGTTGGAGCCGGCCCGGGGCTGA
- a CDS encoding enoyl-CoA hydratase/isomerase family protein: protein MTCPELLSERDGAIALITLNRPEKRNALTVPMLEAFRTAVRDVATSSDVRVLVVRSAGTAFCAGLDLKEMGLARRADGSVEYPEIEGVLHELERCPIPTMAMMQGDAIAGGLELALHCDLRVAGAGARMGMPLAKIGLVVPFPLTQKLLDTIGTAKTKEMLFTGELLGADEACAAGLVTRVVPDAELEAAARALAADIAANAPLSLRTMKAAIAEANAFRNAQPSAELAAQAAAARKSEDLQEGLRAVFEKRRAVFHGR from the coding sequence ATGACCTGCCCCGAGCTGCTTTCCGAGCGCGATGGCGCCATCGCGCTCATCACGCTGAATCGCCCCGAGAAGCGGAATGCTCTCACGGTGCCGATGCTCGAGGCGTTCCGTACGGCCGTTCGCGATGTGGCGACATCCTCCGATGTTCGGGTGCTCGTCGTCCGGAGCGCTGGCACGGCCTTCTGCGCCGGCCTCGATCTGAAGGAGATGGGCCTCGCGCGACGCGCCGACGGCAGCGTCGAGTATCCGGAGATCGAAGGCGTCCTGCACGAGCTCGAACGCTGTCCGATACCGACCATGGCGATGATGCAGGGTGATGCAATCGCCGGAGGGCTCGAGCTCGCGCTCCACTGTGATCTGCGCGTGGCGGGTGCGGGAGCACGCATGGGCATGCCGCTCGCGAAGATCGGGCTCGTCGTGCCCTTCCCGTTGACGCAGAAGCTCCTCGACACGATCGGAACGGCGAAGACGAAGGAGATGCTGTTCACCGGAGAGCTGCTCGGCGCCGACGAAGCCTGCGCGGCCGGTCTCGTCACCCGCGTCGTTCCGGACGCCGAGCTCGAGGCCGCAGCGCGCGCGCTCGCGGCGGACATCGCCGCGAATGCCCCTCTCTCGCTGCGAACCATGAAGGCGGCCATCGCCGAAGCCAATGCGTTCCGGAACGCACAGCCTTCGGCGGAACTCGCGGCCCAGGCGGCCGCCGCTCGGAAGAGCGAGGACCTGCAAGAAGGCCTCCGTGCGGTCTTCGAGAAGCGCCGCGCCGTGTTCCACGGTCGCTGA
- a CDS encoding peptidase M14: protein MDVYQLIGDVPDYREFLTVQELSASSRDLARRYPKLVTLRTIGTSTEGRPIEMLTIGTGPKRALLLGTPHPNEPIGTLTLEFLTRRLCEDDDLRDELGYTFYVIKCSDPDGTLLNEGWFKEAFTPLTYALNFYRPPRREQIEWSFPVHYKSLHFQSPCPETKAVMEVVDQSRPTFLYSLHNAGFCGVYFYVSRPLPGLFPRLRRVAASQGLPIHQGEPEAPYVKRFDEGIFALFGVRETYDYLARNLSEDPAPFIEGGTSSDDHLKSVTAGYSLVSELPYYFDPVLQDRTPAGISRRDAMLQGVFRVDSIYHDIREYFAIVSRGAPRDRLYRSVDEYTKKTPKRLAALKREVEAPQYAREATRAEAFDSTVCRVFQHMLYLGEVYRLAVARGNEEVSRVVRRRLEEVCGQITSQSNLQTLPLQKLVAVQVGAGLHALAAWREASPGGSPVGY from the coding sequence ATGGATGTCTACCAGTTGATCGGCGACGTACCGGACTATCGAGAATTTCTGACGGTCCAGGAGCTCTCGGCGAGCTCACGTGACCTCGCGCGGCGCTACCCGAAGCTCGTCACGCTGCGGACGATCGGGACGTCGACCGAGGGGCGACCGATCGAGATGCTCACGATAGGCACCGGGCCCAAGCGGGCGCTGCTTCTCGGCACGCCGCACCCGAACGAGCCGATCGGGACGCTCACACTGGAGTTCCTCACCCGACGGCTCTGCGAAGACGACGATCTTCGGGACGAGCTCGGCTACACGTTCTACGTCATCAAGTGCTCCGATCCGGATGGCACGCTGCTCAACGAGGGGTGGTTCAAGGAGGCCTTCACGCCGCTCACCTACGCGCTGAACTTCTATCGGCCGCCCCGCCGCGAGCAGATCGAGTGGAGTTTCCCGGTCCACTACAAGAGCCTGCACTTCCAATCGCCGTGCCCGGAGACCAAGGCGGTCATGGAAGTGGTGGACCAGAGCCGGCCGACCTTCCTCTATTCGCTCCACAACGCCGGCTTCTGCGGGGTGTATTTCTACGTCTCTCGCCCGCTTCCCGGGTTGTTCCCGCGTCTGCGCCGCGTCGCCGCGTCCCAGGGCTTGCCGATCCACCAGGGCGAGCCGGAAGCACCCTACGTGAAGCGTTTCGATGAAGGGATCTTCGCGCTCTTCGGGGTGCGAGAGACGTACGACTACCTGGCCCGCAACCTGAGCGAGGATCCGGCTCCATTCATCGAAGGCGGTACGAGTTCCGACGACCACCTCAAGAGCGTGACGGCCGGGTATTCCCTCGTCAGCGAGCTGCCGTACTATTTCGACCCCGTCCTGCAGGATCGGACGCCTGCCGGCATCTCGCGGCGCGACGCCATGTTGCAGGGAGTTTTCCGGGTCGACTCGATCTATCACGACATCCGCGAGTACTTCGCGATCGTGTCGCGCGGCGCGCCGCGCGACCGCTTGTATCGGTCGGTCGACGAGTACACGAAGAAGACGCCGAAGCGGCTTGCCGCGTTGAAGCGTGAGGTGGAAGCGCCGCAGTACGCGAGGGAAGCCACCCGCGCCGAGGCTTTCGACTCCACGGTCTGTCGCGTGTTCCAGCACATGTTGTACCTGGGCGAGGTGTACCGGTTGGCCGTGGCGCGCGGGAACGAAGAAGTATCGCGCGTGGTGCGACGTCGGCTCGAAGAGGTCTGTGGGCAGATCACCAGTCAAAGCAACTTGCAGACACTGCCGCTCCAAAAGTTGGTGGCGGTGCAAGTGGGGGCCGGCCTCCATGCGCTCGCCGCGTGGCGCGAGGCGAGCCCGGGCGGATCGCCAGTGGGCTACTGA
- a CDS encoding TetR/AcrR family transcriptional regulator, producing MAIAIDCFARYGYQGTSIDRIASAAGVTKGALYYHFRDKEELLFEAVQDRIAEFEQRVVGSVNPSTDPAGALAEIARVCVHIATKNNLRRFILTLMVEALDTNPRLSEAFRGILRRFRSYLAGIVRVGQERDVFRRDVDASLVAELFAGGVIGAELQHYQDPERVDLTRAMQGVVAQVLALLTPTEAPPRRAAGGRASRRKSSKER from the coding sequence ATGGCCATCGCGATCGATTGCTTCGCCCGGTACGGCTACCAGGGTACGTCGATTGATCGCATCGCGAGCGCGGCCGGCGTTACGAAAGGGGCGCTCTACTACCATTTTCGCGACAAGGAAGAGCTCCTCTTCGAAGCGGTCCAGGATCGCATCGCAGAATTCGAGCAACGTGTCGTCGGCTCGGTGAATCCTTCGACCGATCCCGCGGGAGCATTGGCCGAGATCGCACGGGTCTGCGTGCACATCGCGACCAAGAACAACCTCCGGCGCTTCATTCTGACCCTGATGGTCGAAGCGCTCGACACCAATCCGCGATTGTCGGAGGCGTTCCGCGGGATCCTTCGTCGCTTCCGGAGTTACCTTGCCGGCATCGTCCGGGTCGGCCAGGAGCGAGACGTCTTCCGTCGCGACGTCGACGCATCCCTCGTAGCGGAGCTCTTCGCCGGCGGCGTGATCGGTGCCGAGCTGCAGCATTACCAGGACCCGGAAAGGGTCGATCTCACGCGAGCCATGCAGGGAGTCGTCGCGCAAGTCCTCGCGCTTCTCACCCCCACCGAAGCGCCGCCCAGGCGGGCCGCTGGCGGACGAGCCTCGCGGCGTAAATCATCGAAGGAGCGCTAG
- a CDS encoding F0F1 ATP synthase subunit epsilon — translation MAANSFRIRIVTPERLLLDEEVEEVIAPGAAGEFGVLPDHIAFLTALAPGRLAYKVGGQRHVIAIFGGYAEVADNVMTVLADGAEAARQIDLEAARRAHDEAEDVLKNIDVGAPEFAGARRTVDREAARIAAASEKS, via the coding sequence ATGGCCGCCAACAGCTTTCGCATCCGCATTGTCACTCCGGAACGCCTCCTTCTCGACGAGGAGGTCGAGGAAGTGATCGCGCCCGGCGCCGCCGGCGAGTTCGGTGTCCTGCCGGACCACATTGCTTTCCTGACGGCTCTTGCTCCCGGTCGGCTCGCGTACAAGGTCGGTGGCCAACGCCATGTCATCGCGATTTTCGGGGGCTATGCCGAGGTCGCCGACAACGTCATGACGGTGCTGGCGGACGGCGCAGAGGCCGCACGGCAGATCGACCTCGAGGCGGCACGACGGGCGCACGACGAAGCCGAGGACGTTCTCAAGAACATCGATGTCGGCGCTCCCGAGTTCGCCGGCGCACGTCGTACCGTTGATCGCGAAGCGGCCCGCATCGCGGCCGCCTCGGAAAAGTCGTAA
- a CDS encoding acyl-CoA dehydrogenase family protein has product MIDYELSPDIVATREQLHMLAEHAMRPIARDYDEREHEKPWDFINMTWQLSKNSGIGPGRENRDKTEPRPDAERNLRTCVAVEELSWGDAGLYLAMPGPGLGGAAVMAAGTPEQKERFLSRFKGEKAVWSAMAITEPGAGSDSAAIQTTAVRDGDHWVLNGTKIFCTSGLMAGDPSKSNGFIVVWATVDRSAGRAGIKSFIVNAGTPGMTIAKCEDKMGIRVSDTATLIFEDCRIPLDQILGSPEVPKTSEGFKGVMATFDATRPIVAASAIGVGRAALDFVREELKRQNIPIRYGTAVHKLTAIERDFMDMEANLQAARLLTWRAAWMMDRGQRNNLEASMAKAKAGLVVTQVTQKAVEILGPLGYSRELLLEKWMRDAKINDIFEGTQQINMMIIARRILGYSSKELS; this is encoded by the coding sequence ATGATCGACTACGAGCTCTCCCCGGACATCGTCGCGACGCGCGAGCAGCTTCACATGCTCGCGGAGCACGCCATGCGTCCCATCGCCCGCGACTACGACGAGCGCGAGCACGAGAAGCCGTGGGACTTCATCAACATGACGTGGCAACTCTCCAAGAACTCCGGCATCGGGCCGGGCCGAGAGAATCGTGACAAGACGGAGCCGCGGCCCGACGCCGAGCGGAATCTGCGCACGTGCGTCGCGGTCGAAGAACTCTCGTGGGGTGACGCGGGGTTGTACCTGGCGATGCCGGGGCCAGGACTGGGCGGTGCGGCCGTCATGGCCGCGGGCACGCCGGAGCAGAAGGAGCGGTTCCTCTCGCGATTCAAGGGCGAGAAGGCGGTGTGGTCCGCCATGGCGATCACCGAGCCCGGCGCCGGCTCCGACAGCGCGGCGATCCAGACCACGGCGGTCCGCGACGGCGACCACTGGGTGCTGAACGGCACCAAGATCTTTTGCACGAGTGGTCTCATGGCCGGCGACCCCAGCAAATCGAACGGCTTCATCGTGGTGTGGGCGACGGTAGATCGCTCCGCCGGACGCGCCGGGATCAAGTCCTTCATCGTGAACGCGGGCACGCCGGGCATGACCATAGCCAAGTGCGAAGACAAGATGGGCATTCGCGTCTCGGACACGGCGACGCTCATCTTCGAGGACTGCCGGATTCCTCTCGATCAGATTCTCGGCAGCCCCGAGGTTCCGAAGACGAGTGAGGGGTTCAAGGGTGTCATGGCCACGTTCGATGCCACGCGGCCCATCGTCGCCGCGAGCGCGATCGGTGTGGGACGCGCCGCGCTCGACTTCGTGCGCGAGGAGCTGAAGCGCCAGAACATTCCGATCCGCTACGGTACGGCGGTCCATAAGCTCACCGCCATCGAGCGCGACTTCATGGACATGGAGGCGAACCTCCAGGCGGCACGCCTGCTCACCTGGCGAGCGGCGTGGATGATGGATCGGGGTCAGAGAAACAATCTCGAGGCATCCATGGCGAAGGCCAAGGCCGGCCTGGTGGTCACACAGGTGACGCAGAAGGCCGTTGAGATCCTCGGGCCGCTCGGCTACTCGCGCGAGCTGCTCCTCGAGAAGTGGATGCGCGACGCGAAGATCAACGACATCTTCGAGGGCACGCAGCAGATCAACATGATGATCATCGCTCGCCGCATCCTCGGCTATTCGAGCAAGGAGCTTTCCTAG
- a CDS encoding SIMPL domain-containing protein (The SIMPL domain is named for its presence in mouse protein SIMPL (signalling molecule that associates with mouse pelle-like kinase). Bacterial member BP26, from Brucella, was shown to assemble into a channel-like structure, while YggE from E. coli has been associated with resistance to oxidative stress.), which translates to MRSGWSWLTVVLATGIAASVVGAEESPRNITVVGVGREIGAPDVARLRFAVEQTAPTAQAASQAAARSATQLVEALHKQLGEDGKVQTSGYDLRPVYRQEAGRMPPDRPHRPEIVGYTASNEVTVETRRVDAVGALIDTAASSGAARIGEVSFGLRDPGPARNRALKTAGADASGQAAAIAEALQVRVARVLEATTEGGAGPISYKRAAMAMAAESVATPIEPGDVTTEVRLRVTYGIE; encoded by the coding sequence ATGCGGTCGGGTTGGTCGTGGCTCACGGTCGTGCTCGCGACGGGCATTGCCGCGTCGGTCGTCGGCGCGGAGGAGTCGCCGCGCAACATCACGGTCGTCGGGGTAGGGCGTGAGATCGGCGCCCCGGACGTCGCCCGGTTGAGATTCGCGGTCGAGCAGACCGCGCCGACCGCGCAGGCCGCGAGCCAGGCGGCAGCCAGGAGCGCTACGCAACTCGTCGAGGCGCTGCACAAACAGCTCGGCGAGGACGGAAAGGTGCAGACGAGCGGATACGACCTGCGCCCGGTCTACCGTCAGGAGGCCGGTCGTATGCCGCCTGATCGCCCGCATCGTCCCGAGATCGTCGGCTACACCGCCTCCAACGAAGTGACGGTCGAGACCCGTCGCGTCGACGCTGTCGGTGCCCTCATCGACACAGCGGCGAGCTCCGGAGCGGCACGCATCGGCGAGGTGTCGTTCGGGCTCCGCGATCCCGGGCCGGCGCGCAACCGCGCGCTGAAAACCGCCGGGGCCGACGCCAGCGGTCAGGCCGCGGCGATCGCGGAGGCGCTCCAGGTGCGGGTGGCCCGCGTCCTCGAGGCCACGACCGAGGGTGGGGCCGGCCCCATCTCGTACAAGCGGGCGGCAATGGCGATGGCGGCGGAGTCCGTAGCCACGCCGATCGAGCCGGGAGACGTCACGACCGAGGTTCGCCTGCGGGTGACGTACGGAATCGAATGA
- a CDS encoding DUF4115 domain-containing protein translates to MTVEQAASATGIPLQYLRLLEGESNVRVGVSDELYLVPFLRKYASFMAIDAEELLPEFLGMVQQIPADTSPPLRLAYRPRYAGLWKPISVVVTAGFAVTLLLRQTRTRPSFEEASTGDANRTAITAETSSTPEPTSFPTGEPAVAAPPAIDGSPPAPTVSAPPLVDATPLGAHELTIAAKEDAWLALATDDQSAKQYLLRAGESRTWTATHFSLTVGNAGGISLSLDGRELPPIGKPGQVIRKLRFPEAAPSNPPG, encoded by the coding sequence ATGACGGTCGAGCAAGCCGCGTCGGCCACAGGGATCCCTCTTCAGTACCTTCGTCTCCTGGAAGGCGAGTCGAACGTCCGGGTCGGCGTGTCCGACGAGCTCTACCTCGTCCCGTTCCTCCGGAAATACGCGAGCTTCATGGCGATCGATGCCGAGGAGCTGCTTCCCGAGTTCCTCGGGATGGTTCAGCAGATCCCCGCTGACACGAGTCCGCCGTTGCGGCTCGCCTATCGGCCACGCTACGCGGGATTGTGGAAACCGATCTCCGTAGTCGTGACGGCCGGGTTCGCAGTGACCTTGCTGCTACGGCAGACACGCACCCGCCCGAGCTTCGAGGAAGCCAGCACGGGAGACGCGAACCGCACCGCCATCACCGCAGAAACGTCGTCGACTCCGGAGCCGACGTCTTTCCCCACAGGTGAGCCAGCGGTCGCCGCGCCGCCTGCTATCGATGGCTCTCCACCCGCACCGACCGTTTCGGCACCACCACTCGTCGACGCGACACCGCTCGGCGCGCACGAGCTCACGATCGCAGCCAAGGAAGACGCATGGCTCGCGCTCGCAACCGACGATCAGTCCGCCAAGCAGTACCTGCTGCGTGCGGGAGAATCGCGTACCTGGACCGCGACGCATTTTTCTCTGACGGTTGGGAACGCTGGCGGGATATCGCTCTCCCTCGATGGCCGCGAGCTGCCTCCGATCGGCAAGCCGGGTCAGGTGATACGCAAGCTCCGATTCCCGGAAGCCGCGCCTAGCAACCCCCCGGGCTGA
- the gloB gene encoding hydroxyacylglutathione hydrolase, with protein MEIVPLPLLSDNYGYLLIDPDVRRAAIVDCSEAGPVLAEVERRGLRLEAVLSTHHHFDHVGGNEDVARALPGIRVIGSRADAARVPAITEGLDDGEEFEVIGCRGRAILIPAHTSGHLAYFFPSAGPSVFSGDTLFAAGCGRLFEGSPSQMMHSLGKLAILPDATQVWFGHEYTEKNLRFAHELEPTNADIRAKLARVEALRRDGAPTVPSTVGEEKRTNPFLRWESAELRRTLLQRFPDLSTDAVAVFAKTRELKDAF; from the coding sequence GTGGAGATCGTTCCGCTTCCGCTGCTCTCGGACAATTACGGCTACCTGCTGATCGATCCCGACGTCAGGCGCGCCGCGATCGTCGATTGCTCGGAAGCGGGACCGGTGCTCGCGGAGGTGGAGCGGCGCGGGCTTCGCCTCGAAGCGGTCCTCTCGACCCACCACCACTTCGACCACGTCGGCGGCAACGAAGATGTCGCCCGCGCGCTCCCCGGAATCCGCGTCATCGGGTCACGCGCCGATGCCGCGCGCGTGCCGGCGATCACGGAGGGTCTCGACGACGGCGAAGAATTCGAGGTGATCGGCTGCCGCGGCCGCGCCATTCTGATCCCGGCTCATACGAGCGGCCACCTCGCGTACTTCTTTCCGAGCGCCGGTCCGAGCGTGTTCTCGGGTGACACGCTCTTCGCCGCAGGCTGTGGACGGCTCTTCGAAGGATCGCCCTCCCAGATGATGCACTCCCTCGGCAAGCTCGCGATCCTGCCCGACGCGACGCAGGTTTGGTTCGGACACGAGTATACGGAAAAGAACCTGCGCTTCGCGCACGAGCTCGAGCCGACCAACGCCGACATCCGTGCCAAGCTCGCGCGCGTCGAAGCGCTCCGAAGGGACGGCGCGCCGACAGTGCCTTCGACGGTCGGTGAGGAGAAGCGAACGAATCCGTTCCTTCGCTGGGAAAGCGCTGAGCTCCGCCGGACGTTGTTGCAGCGCTTCCCCGACCTTTCGACGGACGCCGTCGCGGTCTTCGCGAAGACACGCGAGCTCAAAGACGCCTTTTGA
- a CDS encoding acyl-CoA dehydrogenase family protein produces MINFELDQEQQLIRDTVVSFARDEIRPHAREADEKGLIPSALIQKGWELGLVQSIIPEEFGGFGNGHSAISGAVVAEELAYGDLSIAMHLLAPRLVTVPVLEFGSDALKRSVLPRFCGDRFEPASAAVMEPRMDFDALTPTTSLKRDGDDYTLNGEKCLVPLGNEARQFLVIAGLSNGTGASHPQAVLIDRETPGLTIGDRERNMGLKALATTRLVFDGCKVPREQLLGGGDGAIARLANLWRVAQSAMAVGVARAAFDYARDYAKDRRAFGQVIAQKQAIAFMLADMAMEVDAMRLLTWEAAWKLDRNEDATREAHLAKRYAAEMALKITDNALQVLGGHGYIRDHLVELFLRNARSFAMLEGFAIA; encoded by the coding sequence ATGATCAACTTCGAGCTCGACCAAGAACAACAGCTGATCCGCGACACGGTCGTGAGCTTCGCACGTGACGAGATCCGCCCGCACGCGCGCGAGGCGGACGAGAAGGGTCTCATTCCCTCGGCGTTGATCCAGAAAGGATGGGAGCTCGGCCTCGTGCAGAGCATCATCCCCGAGGAGTTCGGAGGCTTCGGCAACGGTCATTCGGCGATCAGCGGCGCCGTGGTGGCCGAAGAGCTCGCCTATGGCGATCTCTCGATTGCCATGCACTTGTTGGCGCCGCGGCTGGTTACGGTCCCGGTATTGGAGTTCGGCTCTGACGCATTGAAGCGATCCGTCCTGCCGCGCTTCTGCGGGGACCGCTTCGAGCCGGCCTCGGCTGCCGTCATGGAGCCGCGCATGGACTTCGACGCCTTGACGCCCACCACGTCGCTGAAGCGCGACGGCGATGACTACACGCTGAACGGCGAGAAGTGCCTGGTACCGCTCGGGAACGAGGCACGGCAGTTCCTCGTGATCGCGGGTCTCTCGAACGGCACCGGCGCGTCGCACCCGCAAGCTGTCCTGATCGATCGCGAGACGCCCGGTCTCACGATCGGCGACCGCGAACGCAACATGGGCCTCAAGGCCCTGGCGACCACACGCCTTGTGTTCGACGGGTGCAAGGTTCCGCGCGAACAACTCCTCGGCGGCGGCGACGGCGCGATCGCGCGCTTGGCGAACCTCTGGCGGGTCGCGCAGTCGGCCATGGCCGTCGGCGTCGCGCGCGCGGCCTTTGACTACGCCCGCGACTATGCGAAGGATCGCCGCGCTTTCGGACAGGTCATCGCGCAGAAGCAGGCCATTGCGTTCATGCTGGCCGATATGGCGATGGAGGTCGACGCCATGCGCCTGCTCACGTGGGAGGCCGCGTGGAAACTCGATCGCAACGAGGACGCGACCCGCGAAGCGCATCTCGCCAAACGCTACGCCGCGGAGATGGCGCTCAAGATCACCGACAACGCGCTGCAGGTGCTCGGTGGGCATGGATACATCCGCGACCACCTCGTCGAGCTCTTTTTGCGCAACGCGCGCAGCTTCGCGATGCTCGAAGGCTTCGCCATCGCTTGA